Proteins encoded within one genomic window of Paracoccus sp. MA:
- a CDS encoding response regulator transcription factor, whose protein sequence is MRTVSSVEKAVTIMLGDSNPLVLSAMSEVFQRDTRFSLLATSATAEGFLATVMRIPAQVGIIDWSLPAMGGAKLLEQLREQEGAPRIVVYGDQASEAHLGALGAGAAGFVARSDPAETLLDTCMAVAAGKMVFPYLDVRALQRNPLQSLSPREMDMLEALSKGLTNRELSRELGISGNTVKFHLSNLYEKLSVRSRAQAIAFYYSSRHGPPPGRGSD, encoded by the coding sequence ATGCGCACCGTCAGCAGCGTGGAAAAGGCGGTTACGATCATGCTGGGCGACAGCAATCCGCTGGTGCTGTCCGCCATGTCCGAGGTTTTTCAGCGCGACACGCGGTTTTCGCTGCTGGCCACCTCGGCCACGGCCGAGGGATTCCTGGCCACCGTGATGCGGATCCCCGCCCAGGTCGGAATCATCGACTGGAGCCTGCCCGCCATGGGCGGCGCCAAGCTGCTGGAACAGCTGCGCGAGCAGGAGGGGGCGCCGCGCATCGTGGTCTATGGCGACCAGGCCAGCGAGGCGCATCTGGGCGCGCTGGGGGCGGGCGCCGCCGGTTTCGTCGCCCGCAGCGACCCGGCCGAGACGCTGCTGGACACCTGCATGGCCGTGGCCGCGGGCAAGATGGTCTTTCCCTATCTGGACGTGCGCGCGCTGCAACGAAATCCGCTGCAATCGCTGTCCCCGCGCGAGATGGACATGCTTGAGGCGCTGTCCAAGGGCCTGACCAATCGCGAGCTGTCGCGCGAGCTGGGCATCTCGGGCAACACGGTCAAGTTCCACCTCTCGAACCTCTACGAAAAGCTCTCGGTGCGCAGCCGCGCCCAGGCCATCGCCTTCTATTATTCCAGCCGCCACGGCCCCCCGCCCGGCAGGGGGAGCGACTGA